Proteins co-encoded in one Bombus pyrosoma isolate SC7728 linkage group LG4, ASM1482585v1, whole genome shotgun sequence genomic window:
- the LOC122567130 gene encoding uncharacterized protein LOC122567130 has product MPFEKEEIQQQQSEDCLKLWSKSDNISANEIPTTYVKFIQVWKTIKGHEEKFHYLKMSRYTLREKIFCTEISPSLFVEIIDICFRNISITDNIEFIVDVLYTLSKCNRFHLTVSFMGQNEKEMCTQLFRNLLINAVYQDEIFKDTIKSLALLYEVVLE; this is encoded by the exons ATGCcatttgaaaaagaagaaatacaacaacaacaatccgaagattgtttaaaattatggAGTAAGAGTGATAATATTTCTGCAAATGAAATACCCACcacatatgtaaaatttatacaagTTTGGAAAACTATTAAAGGGcatgaagaaaaatttcattatctcaAAATGTCCAg ATATACCCTACGGGAGAAAATCTTTTGCACAGAAATTTCTCCATCGTTGTTTGTCGAAATAATCGACATATgctttcgaaatatttcgattacgGATAATATAGAGTTTATTGTTGACGTTTTATACACTTTGAGTAAATGCAATAGATTTCATTTAACAGTAAGTTTTATGGgacaaaacgaaaaagaaatgtgTACGCAGCTCTTTCGAAATCTACTTATCAACGCGGTATATCAAGACGAGATTTTTAAGGATACGATTAAATCATTAGCATTGCTTTACGAAGTCGTACTCGAGTAA